The following proteins are co-located in the Gloeocapsa sp. PCC 7428 genome:
- a CDS encoding acylase, translating to MQGRLWRFRLAFLALIFVLLVGGYGRAILPTATEILWDTYGVPHIFAKDARGAFQAFGWAQMQSHGDLLLRLYGQARGRAAEYWGEDYLASDRWVLTMGVPDRARRWYQLQSPTFQGYLDAFAAGINTYAQEHGDLIDDDVEVVLPVKSEDVLAHLQRVLYFTFVVNPARVSGVETRSLAGSNAWAIAPSRSANGHAMLLANPHLLWSDRFLWYEAQLQAPGVNIYGATLVGFPGLAIAFNNNLGWTYTVNTHDGWDAYELQLQDDGYLFDGKMQAFETENLTLRVKQPDGSVRSQPLVVRRSIHGPVISKPNGKSVALRVVGLDQPGVLEQWWDMARAKNLAQFEAALQRLQLPMFTVMYADRKGHIMHLFNGQVPIRREGDYKYWSGVIPGDTSNTLWTKYHPYQDLPRVVDPASGWLQNANDPPWTTTFPQALDPAKFPAYMAPQFMHFRAQRSARMLNEDPQISFEEMVQYKHSTRMELGDRLIADLIAVARQYGNELARQAADVLEAWDRQTEADSKGAVLFAAWTQEVKFPEVFATPWQADSPLTTPHGLANPQNAVKALETAASKLEQTYGALNVRWGDVFQLEYRNQKLPGNGGFDDLGVFRTVWFAPQKDGSFTSIGGDSYVAAIEFSNPIRAMTLNSYGNSTQPNSRHNGDQLSLFAQKQLRPVWRSRQEIQAHLEERKIFRI from the coding sequence ATGCAAGGGAGGTTGTGGCGGTTTAGGCTGGCGTTCTTAGCGTTGATTTTTGTGTTGCTGGTTGGCGGGTATGGTAGGGCAATTTTGCCAACCGCGACAGAGATTCTTTGGGATACGTATGGAGTTCCTCATATATTTGCTAAGGATGCGCGGGGTGCATTTCAGGCTTTTGGTTGGGCGCAGATGCAAAGTCATGGAGATTTATTGCTGCGGCTTTATGGACAAGCGCGGGGACGTGCGGCGGAGTATTGGGGAGAAGATTATTTAGCGTCGGATCGCTGGGTGTTGACGATGGGTGTACCCGATCGCGCGCGTCGTTGGTATCAGTTACAAAGTCCAACTTTTCAAGGTTATCTTGATGCGTTCGCGGCGGGAATTAATACGTATGCGCAGGAACACGGCGATTTGATTGATGATGATGTTGAAGTGGTGTTACCCGTTAAGTCAGAAGATGTGTTAGCGCACTTGCAGCGGGTGCTGTATTTTACGTTTGTTGTCAATCCGGCGCGAGTTTCAGGGGTGGAGACAAGATCTTTAGCGGGTTCTAATGCTTGGGCGATCGCACCTTCGCGTTCAGCAAATGGTCATGCAATGTTACTTGCAAATCCACATTTGTTGTGGTCGGATCGATTTTTGTGGTACGAAGCACAGTTGCAGGCTCCTGGTGTGAATATTTACGGCGCGACGCTTGTCGGGTTTCCTGGGCTGGCGATCGCATTCAATAATAATTTGGGGTGGACGTATACTGTCAACACGCACGATGGTTGGGATGCGTACGAATTGCAACTTCAAGATGATGGGTATCTTTTTGATGGCAAGATGCAGGCGTTTGAAACAGAGAATCTAACGCTACGAGTGAAACAACCTGATGGAAGCGTGCGATCGCAACCCCTCGTAGTACGACGTTCAATTCACGGACCTGTGATATCAAAACCCAATGGTAAATCAGTGGCGTTACGCGTTGTCGGGTTGGATCAACCAGGCGTACTAGAACAATGGTGGGATATGGCGCGGGCGAAAAATCTTGCGCAGTTTGAAGCGGCGTTGCAACGTTTGCAGTTACCCATGTTTACGGTGATGTATGCTGACCGTAAAGGTCACATTATGCACTTATTTAACGGTCAAGTTCCGATTCGGCGTGAAGGAGATTACAAATATTGGTCGGGTGTCATTCCTGGTGACACTTCAAACACGTTATGGACAAAGTATCATCCTTACCAAGACTTACCACGAGTCGTCGATCCTGCAAGTGGTTGGTTACAAAACGCAAACGATCCACCGTGGACGACAACATTTCCGCAAGCGTTAGATCCGGCAAAATTCCCCGCATATATGGCACCGCAATTTATGCATTTTCGGGCGCAGCGATCCGCACGGATGTTGAATGAAGATCCGCAAATTTCGTTTGAGGAGATGGTGCAATACAAGCACTCAACGCGCATGGAGTTGGGCGATCGCCTAATCGCCGATTTGATTGCAGTGGCGCGTCAGTATGGTAATGAATTGGCGCGTCAGGCGGCGGATGTTCTGGAAGCTTGGGATCGGCAAACGGAAGCAGATAGTAAAGGCGCAGTATTATTCGCAGCGTGGACGCAAGAAGTCAAATTTCCTGAAGTGTTTGCAACTCCTTGGCAAGCTGATTCCCCCTTGACTACACCGCATGGGCTAGCGAATCCGCAAAATGCGGTTAAAGCTTTAGAAACGGCGGCTAGCAAACTAGAACAGACGTATGGTGCATTGAATGTCCGCTGGGGAGATGTTTTTCAATTAGAGTACAGAAATCAAAAGTTACCTGGTAATGGTGGTTTTGACGATTTGGGCGTGTTTCGCACAGTCTGGTTTGCACCTCAAAAAGACGGCAGTTTTACATCAATTGGTGGCGATTCATATGTTGCAGCGATTGAATTTTCTAATCCCATTCGAGCAATGACACTCAATAGTTATGGTAATTCAACGCAACCCAATTCGCGGCATAACGGCGATCAATTATCGTTGTTTGCACAAAAGCAATTACGTCCAGTGTGGCGATCGCGTCAAGAAATTCAAGCCCACTTAGAGGAGCGCAAAATTTTTAGAATATAG
- a CDS encoding ABC transporter ATP-binding protein: protein MTSKASSSNRLATRRLTLAYDKATIIKNLDLAIPKGKMTALVGANGCGKSTLLRGLARLLKPKSGAVYLDAADVFKLSTKEVAKQLGILSQSPVAPEGLTVRDLVACGRYPYQSWLQQWSPEDERLVELALSITGMNEFAERELDTLSGGQRQRAWIAMALAQDTEILLLDEPTTFLDLAHQIEVLDLLQELNHTQGRTLVMVLHDLNQACRYADYLVALKEGGIYAHGSPKEVMTEEVVREVFGLDSRIIIDPVAGTPMCIPLSRRVRGAIA, encoded by the coding sequence ATGACTTCAAAAGCTTCCTCATCAAATCGACTCGCTACTCGCCGCCTGACGCTTGCTTATGACAAAGCAACAATTATTAAAAACTTGGATTTGGCAATACCCAAAGGAAAAATGACCGCGTTAGTAGGTGCGAATGGGTGTGGTAAATCGACACTCTTACGGGGCTTAGCAAGATTACTCAAACCAAAATCAGGGGCTGTCTATCTCGATGCAGCGGATGTGTTTAAGTTATCTACCAAAGAGGTTGCCAAGCAATTGGGTATTCTCTCGCAATCACCCGTTGCGCCCGAGGGCTTAACTGTACGAGATTTAGTGGCTTGCGGGCGGTATCCTTATCAAAGTTGGTTGCAGCAGTGGTCGCCAGAAGATGAGCGGTTGGTAGAATTGGCACTAAGTATCACGGGAATGAATGAATTTGCTGAACGCGAACTTGATACGCTGTCGGGTGGACAACGACAACGCGCCTGGATTGCAATGGCGCTAGCACAAGATACGGAAATTTTGCTGTTGGATGAACCGACGACTTTTTTAGACTTGGCGCACCAAATTGAGGTGTTAGATTTGTTGCAGGAGTTGAATCATACGCAGGGTAGAACTTTGGTGATGGTGCTGCACGATTTGAATCAAGCTTGTCGGTATGCAGATTATTTGGTGGCGCTGAAAGAGGGAGGGATTTACGCGCACGGAAGTCCTAAAGAGGTTATGACAGAGGAAGTCGTGCGTGAGGTGTTTGGTTTGGATTCGCGGATTATTATCGATCCGGTTGCGGGAACGCCGATGTGTATTCCATTGAGTCGCAGGGTAAGAGGTGCGATCGCTTAA
- a CDS encoding dolichyl-phosphate-mannose--protein mannosyltransferase, producing the protein MSFAKKSLQRSPWFWLGMLAIFLVSLGLRFWQLSRFNTLVFDEVYYAIFANNYLTRTPFFDGHPPLSKYIIAIGMWIGSHLPIGQDTVNSLTGSLRSTWSYRWLNALTGSFIPLVIAGIAYQISYNRTYALIAALFAAADGLFLVESRYALNNIYLVLFGLLGQLCFLLALQHKRQRPIWLALAGIAFGATISVKWNGLWFLLGAYAIWVAAWLNRFLARRHSYHQNEYIQTTPLVNLRQINLWQVVFYLGIIPVAFYSIQWIPHLYLNPSPNFWEVQQKILSYHQNIGSGADVHPYCSSWFSWLFMIRPVAYFYYIAQSTTAPISIVGPPLPASYARVIYDVHAIGNPILWWLSTVGIVTLLWRLVRRFISWLRNTSSRLVYRASPTDTWVALYLVLNWLANLLPWVRVTRCLFIYHYMGASVFAGMAIAWLVTRWLQSYSLLLRGIAVTIIFLILAAFIFWMPIYLGLPLTPESYRLRMWLPTWI; encoded by the coding sequence ATGTCATTTGCAAAAAAATCTCTCCAGCGATCGCCGTGGTTTTGGCTAGGAATGTTAGCAATATTTCTAGTGTCGCTGGGTCTACGGTTTTGGCAACTAAGTCGGTTTAATACCTTAGTCTTTGATGAAGTTTACTACGCTATTTTCGCCAACAACTATTTGACTCGCACTCCCTTTTTTGATGGACATCCACCTTTAAGCAAATATATTATTGCGATCGGAATGTGGATTGGCAGTCATCTTCCCATTGGACAAGATACCGTGAATAGCCTAACAGGTTCCTTACGGTCTACGTGGAGTTATCGCTGGCTAAACGCGCTTACGGGTTCTTTTATCCCCCTCGTCATCGCTGGAATCGCGTACCAAATAAGCTACAATCGCACCTATGCTTTGATTGCAGCCTTGTTCGCTGCTGCTGATGGCTTGTTTTTAGTCGAGTCACGCTACGCATTAAATAATATTTATCTGGTGCTTTTCGGGCTGTTAGGACAGTTGTGTTTCTTACTTGCCTTACAGCATAAAAGACAACGCCCGATCTGGCTCGCACTTGCCGGAATTGCTTTCGGTGCAACCATATCAGTCAAGTGGAATGGCTTATGGTTTTTATTGGGAGCTTACGCTATTTGGGTAGCAGCATGGTTAAATCGGTTCTTAGCTCGACGTCACAGTTATCACCAGAATGAATATATCCAAACTACGCCTTTAGTTAACCTCCGACAAATTAATCTTTGGCAAGTTGTATTTTATTTAGGTATTATCCCCGTTGCTTTTTATAGCATTCAATGGATTCCTCATTTGTATCTCAACCCATCTCCGAACTTTTGGGAAGTACAGCAAAAAATATTGTCTTACCATCAAAACATTGGTAGCGGTGCGGATGTTCATCCTTACTGTTCTTCTTGGTTCAGTTGGCTGTTCATGATTAGACCCGTAGCCTACTTTTACTACATCGCACAATCAACCACTGCGCCAATATCAATTGTAGGACCACCACTGCCCGCAAGCTACGCCCGTGTGATTTACGACGTTCATGCGATCGGAAATCCCATCTTATGGTGGCTGTCAACAGTGGGAATTGTGACTTTGCTTTGGAGACTAGTCAGACGCTTCATCAGTTGGCTTAGGAACACTAGCAGTCGTTTAGTTTACCGTGCATCGCCTACCGATACTTGGGTGGCGCTGTACCTAGTATTAAACTGGTTAGCGAATTTATTGCCTTGGGTAAGAGTAACCCGCTGTCTCTTTATTTATCACTACATGGGGGCTTCAGTTTTTGCTGGAATGGCGATCGCCTGGTTAGTTACTCGTTGGCTACAAAGTTACTCTTTGCTTTTGCGAGGCATCGCGGTGACAATCATTTTCCTGATTTTGGCAGCATTTATCTTTTGGATGCCAATTTATCTTGGTTTACCCTTAACCCCAGAAAGTTATCGATTGCGGATGTGGCTACCTACGTGGATCTAA
- the trmB gene encoding tRNA (guanosine(46)-N7)-methyltransferase TrmB produces MAPVRVRQHVNPLSQKYQTPVQPLDWEKVYANVTQPLHLDIGCGKGRFLVQMATNEPHWNFLGLEIREPLVVEANHLRDELGLCNLHYLFCNVNNSLAPLLSNLAANTLQRVTIQFPDPWFKNRHSKRRVVQPELVAELAKHLAADGIVFLQSDIKSIAEEMCDRFAAHPAFHRQATQWLAENPLPIQTEREKSTVSRGEPVYRAVFIRGE; encoded by the coding sequence TTGGCACCTGTCCGCGTACGTCAACACGTCAATCCATTATCGCAGAAGTATCAAACACCCGTTCAGCCTTTAGATTGGGAAAAAGTCTATGCAAACGTTACTCAACCGCTACATCTAGATATTGGTTGCGGTAAAGGGCGATTTCTAGTGCAAATGGCAACAAATGAGCCACATTGGAATTTCTTAGGGCTAGAAATTCGCGAACCGCTTGTCGTAGAAGCAAATCATTTGCGCGACGAATTAGGACTATGCAATCTACATTACTTGTTTTGTAATGTTAATAATTCGCTAGCACCGCTTTTAAGTAATTTAGCTGCTAACACACTACAACGAGTCACAATTCAATTTCCCGATCCTTGGTTTAAAAATCGTCATTCTAAACGGCGCGTTGTGCAACCAGAGTTAGTTGCAGAGTTAGCAAAACACCTCGCGGCGGATGGTATTGTCTTTCTGCAATCGGATATCAAATCAATCGCTGAAGAAATGTGCGATCGCTTTGCAGCACATCCTGCTTTTCATCGCCAAGCAACGCAATGGTTAGCCGAAAATCCTTTACCAATCCAAACAGAAAGAGAAAAATCAACCGTGTCACGCGGAGAACCTGTGTATCGGGCGGTGTTTATTAGGGGTGAGTAA
- a CDS encoding metallophosphoesterase has translation MSLNFRFAVVSDLHIALPHTVWSHPSRFHMVEVSIPALDLVFEHLEQQQLDFVLLPGDLTQDGEPDNHAWLQQRLAQLPFPVYVIPGNHDFETAIPGKEAIAASDFPQYYRKFGYENSQQLYYTCQVLPGLRLISLNSNYFNAQGQLIGRIDDDQMKWLQQVLAQTTEDVVFVMIHHNVIEHIPHQSRHQLGRRYMIENAPDLLQLLQEFGVQLIFTGHLHVQDVAQWQNIYEITTGSLVSYPHPYRVVQFYQDDAGQNWLKIESHRVEAVPDVPELQEMSRQWIGDRSFPFMIKLLTQPPLNLPQVEAEKLAPHLRYFWADIAAGDALFEFPDFPISAQRYFAKFGAISPDGKPLLIDNNTTLRL, from the coding sequence ATGAGCTTAAATTTTCGCTTTGCCGTAGTTAGCGACTTACACATTGCCCTTCCTCACACAGTCTGGAGTCATCCCAGTCGATTTCATATGGTGGAAGTGAGCATTCCTGCATTAGATCTTGTGTTTGAGCATTTAGAACAACAACAACTCGATTTTGTGCTACTACCTGGTGACTTAACCCAGGATGGCGAACCAGACAATCATGCGTGGTTGCAACAGCGTTTAGCACAGTTGCCTTTTCCAGTTTATGTTATTCCAGGCAATCACGATTTTGAAACAGCGATTCCAGGCAAAGAAGCGATCGCCGCTAGCGATTTTCCCCAGTATTATCGCAAGTTTGGCTATGAAAATTCGCAGCAACTTTACTACACTTGTCAAGTATTACCTGGTTTAAGACTCATTAGTTTAAATTCCAACTATTTTAATGCACAAGGGCAACTCATCGGACGCATCGATGACGACCAAATGAAGTGGTTACAGCAAGTTCTTGCTCAAACCACCGAAGATGTTGTGTTTGTTATGATACATCACAATGTCATCGAACACATACCGCATCAATCACGCCATCAACTTGGTCGGCGATATATGATAGAAAATGCACCAGATTTGTTGCAGCTACTCCAAGAATTTGGCGTACAGTTGATTTTTACCGGACATTTGCACGTTCAGGATGTCGCGCAGTGGCAGAATATCTATGAAATTACAACAGGTTCGCTCGTCAGCTATCCTCATCCTTATCGCGTTGTACAGTTTTATCAAGACGATGCGGGTCAAAATTGGTTAAAAATCGAGTCACATCGTGTCGAAGCCGTACCAGATGTTCCCGAATTGCAAGAAATGTCGCGTCAATGGATTGGCGATCGCAGTTTTCCCTTTATGATCAAGCTATTGACTCAGCCGCCTTTGAATTTACCGCAAGTCGAAGCCGAAAAACTTGCTCCTCATCTGCGCTATTTTTGGGCAGATATTGCGGCTGGAGATGCACTATTTGAATTTCCTGATTTCCCTATTTCTGCACAACGCTACTTTGCAAAATTTGGGGCGATTTCCCCCGATGGTAAGCCGCTGTTAATTGATAATAATACAACATTGCGACTTTGA
- the msrA gene encoding peptide-methionine (S)-S-oxide reductase MsrA, with protein MLFGLGKKLTLPKPEEALPGRTEKMPVPERHYVNGNALQPPYPDGMEIAMFGMGCFWGAERKFWQQNGVFITAVGYAGGITPNPTYQEVCSGMTGHNEVVRVVFDPKMVSYEQLLKIFWENHDPTQGMRQGNDVGTQYRSGIYVYSEAQKKLAEASKEAYQQALIAAGYKTITTEILEAPEFYFAEGYHQQYLAKNPNGYCGLGGTNVACPVGVNI; from the coding sequence ATGCTCTTTGGATTAGGCAAGAAGTTAACCCTACCCAAGCCCGAAGAAGCCTTACCAGGACGTACTGAAAAAATGCCAGTACCTGAACGTCATTATGTCAATGGTAATGCTTTACAACCTCCCTATCCTGACGGCATGGAAATTGCCATGTTTGGTATGGGCTGCTTCTGGGGTGCAGAGCGCAAATTCTGGCAGCAAAACGGGGTTTTTATCACAGCGGTAGGTTATGCGGGTGGCATCACACCCAATCCTACTTATCAAGAAGTTTGCAGCGGAATGACAGGACACAATGAAGTTGTGCGCGTTGTGTTTGACCCTAAAATGGTGAGTTACGAGCAACTCTTGAAAATCTTTTGGGAAAACCACGATCCCACGCAAGGAATGCGGCAAGGTAATGATGTCGGGACACAATACCGTTCTGGCATTTATGTTTACTCTGAAGCACAGAAAAAATTGGCTGAAGCGTCCAAAGAAGCTTATCAACAAGCGCTGATCGCTGCGGGCTATAAAACAATTACAACAGAAATCTTGGAGGCTCCAGAATTCTACTTTGCTGAAGGATATCATCAACAGTATTTGGCAAAAAATCCTAATGGCTATTGTGGTCTAGGTGGAACTAACGTCGCTTGCCCTGTTGGAGTGAACATCTAA
- a CDS encoding GAF domain-containing protein, which produces MAAVPLPHNESERLEALRRYNILDTPPEESFDRITALAARLFNVPVALVSFVDEFRAWFKSAHGFDSRQIPRQDTICSIAVLSDDVFVVLDTREDPQFACKDFSLREPGIRFYAGAPLITSDGFNLGTICLVDSQPHDDFSPQQQATLADLAAIVVDELELRFAAYKISQLDTALLEITEGVSAATGEAFFTSLVTHLTQALGVEYAFIGELVEPEKENIKTIALYAQNKIVENIEYSLLNTPCRHVIQQKKPCCYPRNIQAEFPENYLLAQMEIESYLATPLLDSTGKVLGLLAIMACKPLENIYLAEPLLTVFATRATAELERKQAEEERTQLLNRERQYTRQLHGLTEAALAINSALSVEEVLQVITEQARAIVGAHQSITSMTANQNWAQAINAVSLSDKYAQWRSYDKKPDGSGIYACVCHLNCPIRMTQAELEAHPRCRGFGIHAAEHPPMRGWLAAPMTGRDGRNIGLIQLSDKYIGEFTEEDEAIIVQLAQMASVAIENARLYAAEQQARTQAETANRLKDEFLAVLSHELRSPLNPILGWSKLLLTHNFDAAKTKYALETIERNAKLQSQLIEDLLDVSRILRGKLSLNIAPVDLVTVITAAMETVQLAAEVKAIKLITNFEPTGQVLGDANRLQQVVWNLLSNAVKFTAAGGQVEIQLNSSDRQAQIRVIDTGKGIEPEFLPFVFDYFRQADSTTTRSFGGLGLGLAIVRHLVELHGGTVQAESPGIGQGATFTVLLPLVTATPPANQENLVVDDVPTLQGIKVLVVDDEADTRDLIVFILEEYGASVRAVTSAKQVIEVFTRGDRADILLSDIGMPEMDGYTLIRTLRSLPQNQSGDIPAIALTAYAGETNHQQILAAGFQKHLAKPVEPAALVKAIVQLVMTSN; this is translated from the coding sequence TTGGCTGCTGTTCCTTTGCCGCATAATGAATCAGAGCGTCTAGAAGCACTACGTCGCTATAACATCCTTGACACACCTCCCGAAGAATCATTCGATCGCATTACGGCTTTGGCAGCACGCTTGTTTAATGTGCCTGTTGCGCTAGTTTCCTTCGTTGATGAATTTCGGGCTTGGTTCAAATCTGCGCATGGGTTTGATTCGCGGCAGATTCCGCGCCAAGACACTATCTGTAGTATCGCTGTTCTGTCAGATGATGTTTTTGTTGTTTTAGATACTCGTGAAGATCCGCAATTTGCGTGTAAGGACTTTTCATTGCGCGAACCAGGAATTCGTTTTTATGCGGGTGCGCCGCTGATCACAAGCGATGGCTTTAATTTAGGCACGATTTGCTTAGTAGATAGTCAACCGCATGACGATTTTAGTCCACAACAGCAAGCAACGCTTGCCGACCTAGCGGCGATCGTCGTTGATGAATTAGAGTTACGGTTTGCTGCTTATAAAATCTCTCAGTTGGACACTGCATTACTAGAAATTACTGAGGGAGTTTCAGCAGCAACAGGGGAAGCATTTTTTACGTCGCTGGTAACACACCTTACGCAAGCACTAGGCGTAGAATATGCATTTATTGGCGAATTAGTCGAGCCAGAAAAAGAGAACATTAAAACGATCGCGCTCTACGCTCAAAATAAAATTGTCGAAAATATTGAATATTCATTGCTAAATACACCTTGTAGACACGTTATTCAGCAAAAAAAGCCCTGCTGCTATCCGCGTAACATTCAAGCAGAGTTTCCAGAGAATTATCTACTAGCACAGATGGAGATTGAAAGCTACTTGGCAACTCCACTGTTAGATTCTACTGGCAAAGTGCTGGGGTTGCTGGCGATTATGGCTTGCAAACCGCTAGAAAACATTTATCTCGCAGAACCGCTTTTAACAGTCTTTGCAACGCGTGCCACCGCAGAATTAGAGCGCAAACAAGCCGAAGAAGAACGCACTCAGCTACTCAACCGCGAACGGCAATATACGCGACAGTTACATGGGCTAACCGAAGCAGCACTTGCAATCAACTCTGCGCTTTCGGTAGAAGAAGTGCTACAAGTGATTACCGAACAAGCGCGGGCAATTGTTGGCGCGCATCAGTCGATTACGAGTATGACAGCCAATCAAAACTGGGCGCAGGCGATTAACGCTGTCTCGCTATCTGACAAGTATGCGCAGTGGCGAAGTTATGATAAAAAACCAGATGGCTCAGGAATTTATGCGTGCGTTTGTCATCTAAATTGCCCGATACGGATGACGCAAGCTGAACTAGAAGCACATCCACGGTGCCGAGGATTTGGGATACACGCGGCGGAACATCCACCGATGCGGGGTTGGCTAGCAGCACCAATGACAGGACGCGATGGACGTAATATTGGGTTAATTCAGTTATCTGATAAGTATATTGGCGAGTTTACCGAAGAAGACGAAGCAATTATTGTGCAATTAGCGCAGATGGCGTCGGTAGCTATCGAAAATGCTAGGTTGTACGCAGCCGAACAACAAGCACGTACGCAAGCAGAAACCGCTAATCGGCTCAAGGATGAATTTCTTGCTGTACTTTCGCACGAATTGCGATCGCCGCTTAATCCAATTTTGGGTTGGTCAAAGCTACTTTTAACGCATAATTTTGATGCGGCAAAAACTAAGTACGCGTTAGAAACAATTGAACGCAACGCCAAGTTACAGTCGCAACTGATCGAAGACTTACTCGATGTCTCGCGAATTCTACGTGGCAAACTTAGTCTAAATATAGCTCCTGTAGATCTAGTTACGGTAATTACAGCCGCGATGGAAACGGTACAACTAGCAGCGGAAGTCAAAGCAATTAAGCTCATCACAAATTTTGAACCGACAGGGCAAGTTTTAGGAGATGCGAACCGCTTGCAGCAAGTTGTTTGGAATTTACTCTCTAATGCTGTTAAGTTTACTGCGGCTGGCGGTCAAGTTGAGATTCAACTCAACAGTAGCGATCGCCAAGCGCAAATTCGCGTTATTGATACGGGTAAAGGTATTGAGCCTGAATTCTTACCTTTTGTCTTTGACTATTTTCGGCAAGCTGATAGCACGACAACACGATCTTTTGGTGGATTAGGGCTGGGACTTGCGATTGTACGTCACTTAGTAGAATTACACGGTGGTACTGTTCAAGCCGAAAGCCCTGGAATAGGGCAAGGCGCAACTTTTACGGTACTCCTACCTTTAGTCACTGCAACACCGCCAGCGAACCAAGAAAATTTGGTAGTTGACGATGTACCGACGCTACAAGGAATTAAGGTACTTGTTGTAGATGACGAAGCAGATACCCGCGATTTGATTGTGTTTATCCTCGAAGAGTATGGCGCTAGCGTACGCGCTGTTACGTCTGCAAAACAAGTGATTGAGGTGTTTACGCGCGGCGATCGCGCTGATATTCTTTTAAGTGATATCGGGATGCCCGAAATGGATGGTTATACATTAATTCGGACACTGCGATCGCTTCCTCAAAATCAAAGCGGCGATATTCCTGCGATCGCACTCACCGCCTACGCAGGCGAAACGAACCACCAACAAATCCTCGCGGCTGGCTTTCAAAAACATCTTGCTAAACCTGTCGAACCAGCCGCATTAGTTAAAGCGATCGTCCAACTTGTGATGACTAGTAATTAA
- a CDS encoding aldo/keto reductase, whose translation MRYRRFGKTNLNLSVFSLGTMRYLTSEENARQTVYQAILQGVNHLETARGYGKSEQYLGAAIKAGLPKTRSQLYITTKIAPTLDADTMQRYIDESLTRLGLDYLDCLAIHGINTWEHLHLIQQPSCMQAVQQAVVDGRVRHVGFSTHAPLEIILAAIDTDLFEFVNLHYYYFFQRNAAAIALAAQKDMGVFIISPADKGGLLYTPPPKLQALCQPFSPLELNYRFLLSDPRITTLSVGAANATELTVPLSVSDRTAPLTPQEIAVMQRLEATQENTLGSDRCSQCNACLPCPEKINIPEVLRLRNLTVAYDMTEYGKYRYGMFENAGHWFSGMKANRCTECGDCLPRCPQQLDIPTLLQDTHSRLNGRERRRLWD comes from the coding sequence ATGCGCTACCGCCGCTTTGGGAAAACTAATCTTAATTTGTCTGTGTTCTCCTTGGGAACGATGCGCTATCTGACTTCGGAGGAGAACGCGCGACAAACAGTTTATCAAGCTATCTTACAGGGCGTGAATCATCTAGAAACTGCTAGAGGCTATGGCAAAAGCGAACAGTATCTAGGGGCAGCAATTAAAGCCGGATTACCAAAAACGCGATCGCAACTATACATTACAACTAAAATCGCCCCAACACTCGATGCGGATACGATGCAGCGGTATATTGATGAATCGCTCACGCGGTTAGGGTTAGATTATTTAGATTGTCTAGCCATTCATGGCATCAATACTTGGGAGCATCTTCACCTCATTCAGCAACCAAGCTGTATGCAAGCAGTTCAACAAGCTGTTGTGGATGGCAGAGTCCGCCATGTTGGTTTTTCTACCCATGCACCACTCGAAATTATTTTAGCAGCGATAGATACAGATTTATTTGAATTTGTCAATCTGCATTATTACTATTTTTTTCAGCGCAATGCAGCGGCGATCGCACTCGCAGCGCAAAAGGATATGGGAGTTTTTATCATCTCACCCGCTGATAAAGGTGGACTGCTTTACACGCCACCGCCAAAATTACAAGCATTGTGTCAACCTTTTTCCCCGCTAGAGTTGAACTATCGCTTTTTACTCAGCGATCCGCGCATCACAACGCTGAGTGTCGGAGCCGCAAACGCAACAGAACTTACAGTACCACTCAGTGTAAGCGATCGCACGGCACCTTTAACACCGCAAGAAATTGCTGTAATGCAGCGTTTAGAAGCAACTCAAGAAAATACGCTAGGCAGCGATCGCTGTAGCCAATGCAACGCGTGTTTACCTTGTCCTGAGAAGATTAATATTCCCGAAGTGCTGCGTTTGCGCAATCTAACTGTAGCGTACGATATGACGGAATACGGCAAATATCGTTATGGAATGTTTGAAAATGCTGGACATTGGTTTTCTGGAATGAAAGCCAACCGTTGTACCGAATGCGGTGATTGTCTGCCGCGTTGTCCACAACAGCTTGATATTCCAACATTACTCCAAGATACTCATAGTAGACTCAACGGACGCGAAAGACGGCGATTGTGGGATTAA